The Glandiceps talaboti chromosome 1, keGlaTala1.1, whole genome shotgun sequence genome has a segment encoding these proteins:
- the LOC144435839 gene encoding aminopeptidase N-like gives MASNRDTYRAGEHWSEEALYKKDAKGCFVSRTTAVLLTVVAIVIVVFVALVFYFVPATEECDPPLEIIEPLPPPMPSDEPPTEDPRGPYNGRLPETLKPEHYDIWLKVYLDDVDGDKKFTYDGEVNIILKCYESTDSITLHFLDLDIDYDSIQVSLLDLTGESVQSTIGIKDWYTEEVYDFLVLVLEESLQEGDLYSVRMSYNAVLNDTPFYFGFYRSSYQIGTETRWIAGAVFEPNGARMTFPCLDEPNLKATFDIIMVHRPNRRALANMNEIAFESDGEWNTTYFNTSVIMSTYLISFSLTDFPSLEMTTPNNILFRVWAQEDYLYAANYSLYIGVALLTYFEDYYQVPYSIPKMDMLAFPDFLSGALECWGHILYQDTSMLYDPDVHPPTTQKRVAEIVAHEIIHMWFGNKLSPDWWDHLWLNEGFATYVPYMGVHRFHPEWKIWDQFMTGDMASALSADSTSSRSKPLVRSTGWMDEVFSMFDTISYSKGASILRTLNTFLRNETIYEGLQFYLNDNLYDSVVTDDLWASLQKADDNDKGNDVKTIMDTWSLQAGHPLVTVTRTGTDKVVITQTHYLLDPNDEPSEEYATFGYEWYVPLTYTYQSRNQIYQPLEAWLTPGESETEIILEDISEDDWILFNIDQRGFFRTNYDTSNLERLREQLKSDHKVFPSQTRSSLLDDALTISQTGYIDHVYGLKLTEYMDTEEEYPPWELVLRAITFTHQKLLRTSEFGMFQLYWKYQISPLYENLGWDINQGGLLDYYQRINAIETSCRYGNEDCINSALNLYREWMQDPGINPIPSEYTDIVYCTAIRHGGPAEWQFAYQQSKLLLGGNRRSLESAMGCSRDSWILMSYLEKYHSEENSKTAIDNIRDKSSQGFSITWDFTTKHFDELENIYGDGAYDIVWDFESLMNTKYDLDMINMFGINHNNMSDSAARGFHQSVQVIETNIAWMDRNRESVRDWLIDVTSNMNVDVTHNMEYANTVVEQLHPIVSRRLHSNIPISDLPSKSKKVPHFAENVRFLKDSQ, from the exons ATGGCGTCTAATCGTGATACTTACAGAGCTGGAGAGCATTGGAGTGAAGAAGCACTGTATAAGAAGGATGCTAAAGGATGCTTCGTATCCAGGACAACGGCTGTGTTGCTGACGGTCGTGGCCATCGTTATAGTGGTGTTCGTCGctttagtattttattttgttccgGCGACCGAAGAATGCGACCCGCCATTGGAAATCATAGAGCCTCTTCCCCCACCTATGCCGTCCGATGAACCACCGACAGAGGATCCAAGGGGACCGTATAACGGGAGACTTCCTGAGACTCTGAAACCTGAACACTACGATATTTGGCTCAAAGTATACTTGGATGATGTTGATGGTGATAAAAAGTTCACTTACGATGGCGAAGTTAATATCATATTAAAGTGTTATGAATCCACTGACAGCATAACGTTACATTtccttgaccttgacattgacTATGATTCCATACAAGTTTCTTTACTTGATCTTACTGGGGAGAGTGTTCAAAGCACTATAGGTATTAAGGACTGGTATACTGAGGAAGTGTACGACTTCTTGGTTTTAGTACTAGAAGAGAGTTTGCAGGAAGGGGACTTGTACTCGGTGAGGATGAGTTACAATGCTGTACTCAATGACACACCGTTTTATTTTGGTTTCTATCGTAGCAGTTACCAAATCGGCACCGAAACAAG GTGGATTGCTGGAGCAGTATTTGAACCTAATGGGGCGAGGATGACCTTCCCTTGTCTTGACGAACCAAACCTCAAGGCCACCTTTGACATCATCATGGTACATAGACCAAACAGACGAGCTCTTGCTAATATGAATGAAATCGCCTTTGAGAGTGACGGAGAATGGAATACTACATACTTTAATACAAGTGTAATCATGTCCACCTATCTCATTTCATTTTCGTTAACCGACTTCCCAAGTCTTGAGATGACCACACCAAATAATATACTG TTTCGTGTCTGGGCCCAGGAAGACTATCTGTATGCTGCCAACTATTCACTCTATATCGGAGTCGCTTTACTGACATACTTTGAAGACTACTACCAAGTACCATACTCCATTCCAAAGATGG ATATGTTAGCATTTCCTGATTTTCTTTCTGGTGCTCTGGAATGTTGGGGCCATATTTTGTACCAAGATACATCTATGTTGTATGACCCGGATGTTCACCCTCCTACTACTCAAAAGCGAGTGGCTGAGATAGTTGCACATGAAATCATACATATG TGGTTTGGTAATAAACTGTCTCCTGATTGGTGGGACCATCTGTGGCTAAATGAAGGATTTGCCACCTATGTGCCGTATATGGGTGTTCACAGATTTCATCCAGAATGGAAAATT TGGGACCAGTTTATGACAGGTGATATGGCATCTGCTTTATCTGCGGATTCTACATCATCGCGATCTAAACCACTTGTGAGAAGtactggatggatggatgaagtATTCTCTATGTTTGATACTATATCGTATAGCAAG GGAGCATCCATCTTGCGAACTTTAAACACCTTTTTACGTAATGAAACCATCTATGAAGGTTTACAATTCTATCTCAATGACAATCTTTATGACAGTGTTGTCACTGATGATCTATGGGCAAGTCTTCAAaag GCAGACGATAACGATAAAGGAAATGACGTAAAAACAATTATGGACACGTGGTCTCTACAAGCCGGCCATCCGTTAGTAACTGTTACCCGTACTGGTACAGACAAAGTCGTCATTACCCAAACTCATTACCTACTCGACCCTAACGACGAGCCGTCTGAGGAGTATGCTACATTTGG GTATGAATGGTATGTACCACTAACATACACATATCAAAGTCGAAATCAAATTTATCAACCCCTTGAAGCTTGGTTGACACCAGGAGAAAGTGAAA CGGAAATAATTTTGGAAGATATTTCAGAGGACGACTGgattttatttaatattgatcAGCGAGGTTTCTTTCGCACGAACTATGATACTTCAAATTTGGAAAGGCTTCGGGAGCAATTGAAGAGCGAccacaag GTGTTTCCAAGTCAAACCAGGTCGTCACTGCTAGACGATGCACTGACTATATCACAAACAGGATACATAGATCACGTGTACGGATTGAAATTAACAGAATATATGGATACAGAGGAGGAATATCCCCCATGGGAATTGGTTCTACGTGCAATAACTTTTACACATCAAAAGTTGTTGAGGACGTCGGAGTTCGGCATGTTTCAG TTATATTGGAAGTACCAGATTTCACCATTATACGAAAACCTTGGCTGGGACATCAATCAAGGAGGtttactagacta TTACCAACGGATCAATGCAATAGAAACTTCCTGTCGTTATGGTAACGAAGACTGCATAAACAGTGCATTGAATTTATATCGAGAGTGGATGCAAGATCCTGGTATCAATCC AATTCCATCGGAATACACGGATATAGTTTACTGTACTGCTATTAGACACGGTGGACCTGCAGAATGGCAGTTTGCCTACCAACAATCCAAATTATTGCTTGGTGGAAATAGACGTTCACTTGAAAGTGCTATGGGGTGTTCACGTGATAGCTGGATACTTATGAG CTATCTTGAGAAGTACCACAGTGAGGAAAACAGTAAGACGGCCATTGATAACATCAGAGATAAATCGTCTCAGGGATTTTCCATCACCTGGGATTTTACAACGAAACATTTTGACGAGCTGGAAAACAT ATATGGTGACGGTGCGTACGATATCGTGTGGGATTTTGAAAGTCTGATGAATACTAAGTACGACCTGGATATG ATAAATATGTTTGGCATTAATCACAACAACATGTCTGATTCAGCTGCTAGGGGATTTCACCAATCAGTCCAAGTGATTGAAACAAATATCGCCTGGATGGATAGGAATAGAGAGAGCGTACGTGATTGGTTAATTGATGTGACGAGTAACATGAATGTGGACGTGACTCACAACATGGAGTATGCCAACACCGTTGTTGAACAATTACATCCGATCGTATCTCGAAGACTTCATTCTAATATCCCCATCTCAGATTTACCGAGCAAGTCAAAGAAAGTTCCACATTTTGCAGAAAATGTCAGATTCTTAAAAGACAGTCAGTAA